In Cupriavidus taiwanensis, the following proteins share a genomic window:
- a CDS encoding electron transfer flavoprotein subunit beta/FixA family protein: protein MKVLVAVKRVVDYNVKVRVKADGSGVDLANVKMSMNPFDEIAVEEAVRLKEAGVATEVVAVSCGVTQCQETLRTAMAIGADRGILVESNEDLQPLAVAKLLKALIDKEQPQLVILGKQAIDDDSNQTGQMVAALANLPQATFASKVVVADGKASVTREVDGGLETLSLTLPAVVTTDLRLNEPRYVTLPNIMKAKKKPLDTVKPEDLGVDVKPRLSTLKVVEPPKRSAGVMVPDVATLVQKLKNEAKVI from the coding sequence ATGAAAGTACTCGTCGCAGTCAAGCGGGTGGTGGATTACAACGTCAAGGTCCGCGTCAAGGCGGACGGTTCGGGCGTCGATCTGGCCAACGTCAAGATGAGCATGAACCCCTTCGACGAAATCGCCGTGGAAGAGGCCGTGCGCCTGAAGGAAGCCGGCGTTGCCACCGAAGTGGTCGCCGTGTCGTGCGGTGTCACGCAGTGCCAGGAAACCCTGCGCACCGCGATGGCCATCGGTGCCGACCGCGGCATCCTGGTGGAATCGAACGAAGACCTGCAACCGCTGGCCGTGGCCAAGCTGCTGAAGGCGCTGATCGACAAGGAACAGCCGCAACTGGTGATCCTGGGCAAGCAGGCCATCGACGACGACTCCAACCAGACCGGCCAGATGGTCGCCGCGCTGGCCAACCTGCCGCAAGCCACGTTCGCCTCGAAGGTGGTGGTGGCCGACGGCAAGGCCTCGGTCACGCGTGAAGTCGACGGCGGCCTGGAAACGCTGTCGCTGACCCTGCCGGCGGTGGTGACCACCGACCTGCGCCTGAACGAGCCGCGCTACGTCACGCTGCCGAATATCATGAAGGCGAAGAAGAAGCCGCTCGACACCGTCAAGCCGGAAGACCTCGGCGTCGACGTCAAGCCGCGCCTGTCGACCCTGAAAGTGGTCGAGCCGCCCAAGCGCAGCGCGGGTGTGATGGTGCCGGACGTCGCGACGCTGGTGCAGAAGCTGAAGAACGAAGCCAAGGTTATCTGA
- a CDS encoding electron transfer flavoprotein subunit alpha/FixB family protein — protein MTALVIAEHDNQSIKGATLNTVTAAAQCGGDVHVLVAGSNAKAAADAAAKIAGVTKVLLADAAYFGDGLAENVAEQALAIANDYSHILAPATPYGKNILPRVAAKLDVAQISEISKVDAPDTFERPIYAGNAIATVKSEDKIKVITVRGTAFDAAAAEGGSAAVETLPAVADAGVSQFVSREVAKSDRPELTAAKIIVSGGRGVGSGENYTKVLTPLADKLNAALGASRAAVDAGFVPNDYQVGQTGKIVAPQLYIAVGISGAIQHLAGMKDSKVIVAINKDAEAPIFSVADYGLVGDLNTVVPELVAALG, from the coding sequence ATGACTGCACTCGTCATTGCTGAACACGACAATCAATCGATCAAGGGCGCCACGCTCAACACCGTAACCGCCGCAGCCCAGTGCGGCGGCGACGTGCACGTGCTGGTGGCCGGTTCCAACGCCAAGGCCGCGGCCGATGCCGCCGCCAAGATCGCGGGCGTGACCAAGGTCCTGCTGGCCGATGCCGCCTACTTCGGCGACGGCCTGGCCGAGAACGTCGCCGAGCAGGCGCTGGCCATCGCCAACGACTACTCGCACATCCTGGCCCCGGCCACCCCGTACGGCAAGAACATCCTGCCGCGCGTGGCCGCCAAGCTGGACGTGGCCCAGATCTCGGAAATCTCCAAGGTCGACGCCCCGGACACCTTCGAGCGTCCGATCTACGCCGGCAATGCCATCGCCACGGTCAAGTCGGAAGACAAGATCAAGGTCATCACCGTGCGCGGCACCGCCTTCGACGCCGCCGCTGCCGAAGGTGGCTCGGCCGCCGTCGAGACCCTGCCGGCCGTGGCCGACGCGGGCGTTTCGCAATTCGTTTCGCGCGAAGTGGCCAAGAGCGACCGTCCGGAACTGACCGCCGCCAAGATCATCGTCTCGGGTGGCCGTGGCGTGGGTTCGGGCGAGAACTACACCAAGGTGCTGACGCCGCTGGCCGACAAGCTGAACGCCGCGCTGGGCGCCTCGCGCGCCGCGGTGGACGCCGGCTTCGTGCCGAACGACTACCAGGTCGGCCAGACCGGCAAGATCGTCGCGCCGCAGCTGTATATCGCCGTCGGCATCTCGGGCGCGATCCAGCACCTGGCCGGCATGAAGGACTCCAAGGTGATCGTCGCGATCAACAAGGATGCCGAGGCCCCGATCTTCTCCGTGGCCGACTACGGCCTGGTGGGCGACCTGAACACCGTGGTGCCGGAGCTGGTGGCGGCACTGGGCTGA
- a CDS encoding acyl-CoA dehydrogenase, whose amino-acid sequence MTYRAPIKDMLFVMNELAGLEAVSQLPGFEEATPETAEAVLDEAAKFNEQVVAPLNRAGDLEPSSWKDGVVTTTPGFREAFRQFGEGGWQGVLHPQKFGGQGLPKLIATACNEMLNSANLSFALCPLLTDGAIEALLTAGSDAQKATFLPKLISGEWTGTMNLTEPQAGSDLAAVRTRAEPQGDGTYKVFGTKIFITYGEHDMAQNIVHLVLARTPDAPEGVKGISLFIVPKFLVNDDGSTGARNDVHCVSIEHKLGIKASPTAVLQFGDHGGAIGTLVGEENRGLEYMFIMMNSARFSVGMQGIAVSERAYQQAVAYARERVQSRPVDGSAREAVTIIHHPDVKRMLMTMRALTEGARAVAYVAAAASDAAHQHPDEAVRRQNQAFYEFMVPVVKGWSTELSIDVTSLGVQVHGGMGFIEETGAAQHYRDARILPIYEGTTAIQANDLVGRKTVRDGGAVAREICAQIAETEAALGRHGGAAFTAVQAQLARGRAALEAVVEFVVSNAKSDPNAVFAGSVPYLKLCGIVFSGWQFGRAMLAADAKRADNPAFHEAKIATAHFFAEHILSQAPALRDAVVGGGAPANALSAEQF is encoded by the coding sequence ATGACCTACCGTGCGCCGATCAAGGACATGCTGTTCGTCATGAACGAGCTGGCCGGACTTGAAGCCGTCAGCCAGCTGCCCGGCTTCGAGGAAGCCACCCCCGAGACGGCCGAGGCCGTGCTCGACGAGGCCGCCAAGTTCAACGAGCAGGTGGTGGCGCCGCTGAACCGCGCCGGCGACCTCGAGCCGAGCAGCTGGAAGGACGGCGTGGTTACCACCACGCCCGGCTTCAGGGAAGCCTTCCGCCAGTTCGGCGAGGGTGGCTGGCAGGGCGTGCTGCATCCGCAGAAATTCGGCGGCCAGGGCCTGCCCAAGCTGATCGCCACGGCGTGCAACGAGATGCTGAACAGCGCGAACCTGTCGTTCGCGCTGTGCCCGCTGCTGACCGACGGCGCCATCGAAGCGCTGCTGACGGCAGGTTCCGACGCGCAGAAGGCTACCTTCCTGCCCAAGCTGATCTCGGGCGAGTGGACCGGCACCATGAACCTGACCGAGCCGCAGGCGGGCTCGGACCTGGCCGCGGTGCGCACCCGCGCCGAGCCGCAGGGCGACGGCACCTACAAGGTGTTCGGCACCAAGATCTTCATCACCTACGGCGAGCACGACATGGCGCAGAACATCGTCCATCTCGTGCTGGCCCGCACCCCTGACGCCCCCGAGGGCGTGAAGGGCATCTCGCTGTTCATCGTGCCCAAGTTCCTGGTCAATGACGATGGCAGCACCGGGGCGCGCAACGACGTGCATTGCGTCTCGATCGAACACAAGCTGGGCATCAAGGCCAGCCCCACGGCGGTGCTGCAGTTCGGCGACCATGGCGGCGCGATCGGCACGCTGGTGGGCGAAGAAAACCGCGGCCTCGAGTACATGTTCATCATGATGAACTCGGCGCGTTTCTCGGTCGGCATGCAGGGCATCGCGGTGTCCGAGCGCGCCTACCAGCAGGCGGTGGCGTATGCGCGCGAGCGCGTGCAGAGCCGCCCCGTGGATGGCTCGGCGCGCGAGGCGGTGACCATCATCCACCATCCGGACGTCAAGCGCATGCTGATGACCATGCGCGCGCTGACCGAAGGCGCGCGCGCGGTGGCGTACGTGGCCGCGGCCGCCAGCGATGCGGCGCACCAGCATCCCGACGAAGCCGTGCGCCGGCAGAACCAGGCGTTCTACGAGTTCATGGTGCCGGTGGTGAAGGGCTGGAGCACCGAGCTGTCGATCGATGTCACCAGCCTCGGCGTGCAGGTGCACGGCGGCATGGGCTTTATCGAGGAAACCGGCGCGGCGCAGCACTACCGCGACGCACGCATCCTGCCGATCTACGAGGGCACCACGGCAATCCAGGCCAACGACCTGGTTGGGCGCAAGACCGTGCGCGACGGCGGCGCCGTGGCACGCGAGATCTGCGCGCAGATTGCCGAGACCGAGGCCGCGCTCGGCCGGCACGGCGGCGCGGCCTTCACCGCGGTGCAGGCGCAGCTGGCCAGGGGCCGCGCCGCGCTGGAGGCCGTGGTCGAGTTCGTCGTCTCCAACGCCAAGTCGGACCCGAACGCGGTCTTCGCCGGCAGCGTGCCTTACCTGAAGCTGTGCGGCATCGTGTTCTCCGGCTGGCAGTTCGGCCGCGCCATGCTGGCCGCCGATGCAAAACGGGCCGACAATCCTGCCTTCCACGAGGCCAAGATCGCCACCGCGCATTTCTTTGCCGAGCACATCCTGTCGCAGGCACCGGCGCTGCGCGATGCCGTGGTCGGCGGCGGGGCGCCGGCCAATGCCTTGAGCGCCGAGCAGTTCTGA
- a CDS encoding D-amino acid dehydrogenase, protein MRVLVLGSGVIGVTSAWYLAKAGHEVTVVDREAGPALGTSFANAGQISPGYASPWAAPGVPLKAIKWMFQEHAPLSIRPDGTLFQLQWMWQMLLNCSAGRYAVNKERMVRLAEYSRDCIRALRAETGIAYEGRQQGTLQVFRTDEQLQGAAKDIAVLEQAGVPYQLLSREELAASEPALAAVRHKLAGGLRLPNDETGDCALFTQRLAGMAGTLGVRFLYNRSIDGLMSHGDAVTGAVVDGEPMAADLVVVALGSWSTQLVKPFLRGMSNLPVYPLKGFSITVPLSDASRAPVSTVLDETYKVALTRFDDRIRVGGMAQIVGYDRSLDPAKRRTLEHVVTDLFPGAGDVSQATFWTGLRPMTPDGTPIVGPTQVRGLWLNTGHGTLGWTMACGSGKLLSDLVSGKSPAIRADDLSVSRYLKPARHHLAPRPAAA, encoded by the coding sequence ATGCGCGTTCTCGTACTTGGCAGTGGCGTGATTGGCGTCACCAGTGCGTGGTACCTGGCCAAGGCCGGCCATGAAGTGACCGTGGTCGACCGCGAGGCCGGCCCCGCGCTCGGCACCAGCTTTGCCAATGCGGGCCAGATCTCGCCCGGCTATGCGTCGCCGTGGGCCGCGCCCGGCGTGCCGCTGAAGGCGATCAAGTGGATGTTCCAGGAACACGCGCCGCTCAGCATCCGCCCGGACGGCACGCTGTTCCAGCTGCAATGGATGTGGCAGATGCTGCTGAACTGCAGCGCCGGGCGCTATGCCGTCAACAAGGAGCGCATGGTGCGGCTGGCCGAATACAGCCGCGACTGCATCCGCGCGCTGCGCGCGGAAACCGGCATTGCCTACGAAGGCCGCCAGCAAGGCACGCTGCAGGTGTTCCGCACCGACGAACAGCTGCAGGGCGCGGCCAAGGATATCGCGGTGCTGGAACAGGCCGGGGTTCCCTACCAGTTGCTTTCGCGCGAAGAACTCGCCGCGAGCGAACCGGCGCTGGCCGCCGTCCGCCACAAGCTGGCCGGCGGCCTGCGCCTTCCCAATGACGAAACCGGCGACTGCGCGCTGTTCACGCAACGCCTGGCCGGCATGGCCGGCACGCTGGGCGTCCGCTTCCTGTACAACCGCTCGATCGACGGCCTGATGAGCCACGGCGACGCCGTCACCGGCGCCGTGGTCGATGGCGAGCCGATGGCGGCCGACCTGGTGGTGGTGGCGCTGGGCAGCTGGTCGACGCAGCTGGTCAAGCCCTTCCTGCGCGGCATGTCCAACCTGCCGGTGTATCCGCTCAAGGGCTTCTCGATCACCGTGCCGCTCAGCGATGCCTCGCGCGCGCCGGTCTCGACGGTGCTCGACGAGACCTACAAGGTGGCGCTGACCCGTTTCGACGACCGCATCCGTGTCGGCGGCATGGCGCAGATCGTCGGCTATGACCGCAGCCTCGACCCGGCCAAGCGCCGCACGCTCGAGCATGTGGTGACCGACCTGTTCCCGGGCGCCGGCGATGTCAGCCAGGCCACCTTCTGGACCGGCCTGCGCCCGATGACGCCGGACGGCACGCCCATCGTCGGCCCGACCCAGGTGCGCGGCCTGTGGCTGAACACCGGCCACGGCACGCTCGGCTGGACCATGGCCTGCGGCTCCGGCAAGCTGCTGTCGGACCTGGTCTCGGGCAAGTCGCCGGCGATCCGTGCCGACGACCTGTCGGTCAGCCGTTACCTGAAGCCGGCGCGCCATCACCTGGCGCCGCGTCCGGCAGCCGCCTGA
- a CDS encoding Lrp/AsnC ligand binding domain-containing protein, whose amino-acid sequence MRTSRQPQRTLDRLDRRILSALQSDGRMSMKDLAEAVGLTITPCIERVKRLERDGVIMGYYARLNPALLGSALLVFVEISLGNKSGNMFEQFRREVLRIPEVLECHLVSGDFDYLIKARIREIGEYRRLLGDILLQLPGAAQSKSYVVMEEIKETLAISVEEKSQAA is encoded by the coding sequence ATGAGAACGAGTCGCCAGCCCCAGCGCACGCTCGACCGGCTCGACCGCAGGATCCTGAGCGCGCTGCAGAGCGACGGCAGGATGTCGATGAAAGACCTGGCCGAGGCGGTCGGGCTGACCATCACGCCGTGCATCGAGCGCGTCAAGCGCCTGGAGCGCGATGGTGTCATCATGGGCTACTACGCACGGCTCAACCCGGCGCTGCTGGGCAGCGCGCTGCTGGTGTTCGTCGAGATCTCGCTGGGCAACAAATCGGGCAATATGTTCGAGCAGTTCCGCCGCGAGGTGCTGCGGATTCCGGAAGTGCTGGAATGCCACCTGGTGTCGGGCGATTTCGACTACCTGATCAAGGCGCGCATCCGTGAGATCGGCGAATACCGCCGGCTGCTGGGCGACATCCTGCTGCAGCTGCCGGGCGCGGCACAGTCGAAGAGCTATGTGGTGATGGAAGAGATCAAGGAGACACTGGCCATCTCGGTAGAGGAGAAGAGCCAGGCCGCGTAA
- a CDS encoding PA0069 family radical SAM protein, whose product MERPPPKPKSPARPLAGAARREADADAQAPQAGARPPVARKGRGAVSNLQGRFERDQREAFDDGWGPVPEDTAAAPIASADDAPLPPLRTEVHFERARSVLTRNASPDVPFDVSLNPYRGCEHGCIYCFARPTHAYLDLSPGLDFETQLYAKTNAAERLRETLARPSYRCETIALGVNTDAYQPIEREQRITRSLLEVLHECDHPVALITKSSLIERDIDLLAPMAAKRLAVAALTITTLDAGIARTLEPRAATPSRRLRTIRTLTDAGIPVGVSIAPVIPFITEPDLERVLEAAREAGAVYANYIVLRLPWEVRPLFEEWLQAHFPDRAERVMNRVRDMREGKAYDASFATRMRGTGVWADLLRQRFYKAAERLGFRYNRFELDTSRFRPPMAGPSGKDDPQGSLF is encoded by the coding sequence ATGGAGCGCCCCCCGCCAAAACCCAAATCCCCCGCAAGGCCGCTCGCCGGCGCGGCGCGGCGCGAGGCCGATGCCGACGCGCAGGCGCCGCAGGCCGGCGCGCGGCCGCCCGTGGCGCGCAAGGGCCGCGGCGCCGTCAGCAACCTGCAGGGGCGTTTCGAGCGCGACCAGCGCGAGGCGTTCGACGATGGCTGGGGCCCGGTGCCGGAAGACACCGCTGCGGCGCCCATCGCGAGCGCGGACGACGCGCCGCTGCCGCCGCTGCGGACCGAGGTCCATTTCGAGCGCGCCCGCTCGGTGCTAACGCGCAATGCGTCGCCGGATGTCCCGTTCGACGTTTCGCTCAATCCCTACCGCGGCTGCGAGCATGGCTGCATCTATTGCTTCGCCCGGCCAACGCACGCCTACCTGGACCTGTCGCCGGGGCTGGACTTCGAAACCCAGCTCTATGCCAAGACCAATGCCGCCGAGCGCCTGCGCGAAACGCTGGCGCGGCCGTCATACCGTTGCGAGACCATCGCGCTGGGCGTCAACACCGACGCCTACCAGCCGATCGAGCGTGAACAGCGCATCACCCGCAGCCTGCTCGAAGTGCTGCACGAATGCGACCACCCGGTGGCGCTGATCACCAAGTCGTCGCTGATCGAGCGCGATATCGACCTGCTCGCGCCGATGGCGGCCAAGCGGCTGGCGGTGGCGGCACTGACCATCACCACGCTCGACGCCGGCATTGCGCGCACGCTGGAGCCGCGCGCGGCGACGCCGTCGCGCCGGCTGCGCACCATCCGCACGCTGACCGACGCCGGTATCCCGGTGGGGGTCAGCATCGCCCCGGTGATCCCCTTCATCACCGAGCCTGACCTGGAGCGCGTGCTGGAAGCGGCGCGCGAGGCGGGCGCCGTCTATGCGAATTACATCGTGCTGAGGTTGCCGTGGGAAGTGCGGCCGCTGTTCGAGGAGTGGCTGCAGGCGCACTTCCCTGATCGTGCCGAACGCGTCATGAACCGCGTGCGTGACATGCGCGAAGGCAAAGCCTACGATGCGAGCTTTGCCACGCGCATGCGCGGAACCGGCGTGTGGGCGGACTTGCTGCGCCAGCGCTTCTACAAGGCCGCCGAACGGCTCGGCTTCCGCTACAACCGGTTTGAACTGGATACTTCGCGTTTTCGCCCGCCAATGGCGGGCCCCAGCGGCAAGGACGATCCGCAGGGTTCGCTGTTCTGA
- a CDS encoding NINE protein, protein MPAATPARHASPLAAPSARGKSKLLTVVLAFLFGSLGAHRFYLGGMRDLYGWMHLLALLAGAIGVASMATGAGSPALNWTFAVAGGISVISAFLAAIVYGLRPDDKWDARFNPHGKPTRSGWPVVILVILSLLIGTGLLMAGLAISFQTFFESQVEAARELSQ, encoded by the coding sequence ATGCCCGCAGCCACGCCAGCCCGCCACGCCTCTCCGCTCGCCGCGCCGTCCGCGCGTGGCAAATCGAAGCTGCTGACCGTGGTGCTGGCGTTCCTGTTCGGCAGCCTGGGCGCGCACCGCTTCTACCTGGGCGGCATGCGCGACCTGTATGGCTGGATGCACCTGCTGGCGCTGCTGGCCGGCGCCATCGGCGTGGCCTCGATGGCCACCGGCGCGGGCAGCCCGGCACTGAACTGGACCTTTGCCGTGGCCGGCGGCATTTCCGTCATCAGCGCCTTCCTGGCTGCCATCGTCTACGGGTTGCGCCCGGACGACAAATGGGATGCCCGCTTCAACCCGCACGGCAAACCCACGCGCTCGGGCTGGCCGGTGGTGATCCTGGTGATCCTGTCGCTGCTGATCGGTACCGGCCTGCTGATGGCGGGGCTGGCGATCAGCTTCCAGACCTTCTTCGAGTCGCAGGTCGAGGCCGCGCGCGAACTGTCGCAGTAG
- a CDS encoding PQQ-dependent sugar dehydrogenase: MRPALHFMVGMVPRTLLALMVLATSQSALAALPLDQLRLPPGFRIEVLTDDVPGARAMAMSPSGTLFVGSRSEGKLYAVSDALGARPRVRTVATGLRNPLGVAFHDGSLYASSVSRIVRLDQIESRLDQPPAPRVVSDRFPSDGHHGGKYIGFGPDGYLYVATGAPCNVCEPDETRYANIVRMKPDGSGLQVVARGVRNTVGFDWHPATRELWFTDNGRDRMGDDVPDDELNRVTAPGQHFGYPYCHAGNVADPEFGGKRPCSEFVPPVARLGAHVAALGMRFYTGTQFPPDYRNNVLIAEHGSWDRSEPSGYRVVRVVLDGAGKAVRQEVFAQGWLRGGRAWGRPADVLVAPDGSLLVSDDHAGAIYRIRYQP, encoded by the coding sequence ATGCGTCCCGCTCTGCACTTCATGGTCGGCATGGTACCGCGTACGCTGCTGGCGCTGATGGTACTGGCAACGAGCCAGTCCGCGCTGGCCGCGCTGCCGCTGGACCAGCTGCGCCTGCCGCCCGGCTTCCGCATCGAGGTGCTGACCGACGACGTGCCCGGCGCGCGCGCCATGGCGATGTCGCCGTCCGGCACGCTGTTCGTGGGATCGCGCAGCGAAGGCAAGCTCTATGCGGTCAGCGATGCGCTCGGCGCCCGCCCGCGGGTGCGCACTGTCGCCACCGGCTTGCGCAACCCGCTCGGCGTGGCCTTCCATGACGGCAGCCTGTACGCGTCCTCGGTCTCCAGGATCGTGCGGCTCGACCAGATCGAGTCCCGCCTGGACCAGCCGCCCGCGCCCCGGGTGGTGAGCGACCGCTTTCCGTCGGACGGGCACCACGGCGGCAAATACATCGGCTTCGGCCCGGACGGCTACCTGTACGTCGCCACCGGCGCCCCCTGCAACGTGTGCGAGCCCGACGAAACCCGCTATGCCAACATCGTCAGGATGAAGCCCGACGGCAGCGGCCTGCAGGTGGTCGCGCGCGGCGTGCGCAACACCGTCGGCTTCGACTGGCACCCCGCCACGCGCGAACTGTGGTTCACCGACAACGGCCGCGACCGCATGGGCGACGACGTGCCCGACGACGAACTGAACCGCGTCACCGCGCCCGGCCAGCATTTCGGCTACCCCTACTGCCATGCCGGCAACGTCGCCGACCCGGAATTCGGCGGCAAGCGCCCGTGCTCCGAATTCGTGCCGCCGGTGGCGCGCCTGGGCGCGCACGTCGCCGCGCTGGGCATGCGCTTCTACACCGGCACGCAGTTCCCGCCGGACTACCGCAACAACGTCCTGATTGCCGAACACGGCAGTTGGGACCGCAGCGAGCCCTCCGGCTACCGCGTGGTCCGCGTGGTGCTGGACGGCGCCGGCAAGGCCGTGCGCCAGGAGGTGTTCGCGCAGGGCTGGCTGCGCGGCGGCAGGGCCTGGGGCCGGCCCGCCGATGTCCTGGTCGCGCCTGACGGTTCGCTGCTGGTCAGCGACGACCACGCAGGGGCGATTTACCGCATCCGCTACCAGCCCTGA
- the rpsP gene encoding 30S ribosomal protein S16, with translation MVVIRLARGGSKKRPFFNIVATDSRNRRDGRFIERVGFYNPLAAEGEEGLRLAQDRLAYWQGVGAQLSPTVARLVKQGAKAAA, from the coding sequence ATGGTCGTTATCCGTCTGGCTCGCGGCGGCAGCAAGAAGCGCCCGTTCTTCAACATCGTCGCCACCGACTCGCGCAACCGTCGCGATGGTCGTTTCATTGAGCGCGTTGGTTTCTACAACCCGCTGGCAGCCGAAGGTGAAGAAGGCCTGCGCCTGGCGCAAGACCGCCTGGCCTACTGGCAAGGCGTCGGCGCCCAGCTGTCGCCGACCGTTGCCCGCCTGGTCAAGCAAGGCGCCAAGGCTGCTGCCTGA
- the rimM gene encoding ribosome maturation factor RimM (Essential for efficient processing of 16S rRNA) has protein sequence MNRPQGEPAKALRLPAALLYADPLPEDLVEVGYVSAAYGIRGWIKVQPHADDASALLHARRWWLLSPPQAGLVVAEGARAEPVCVKIAHSREHSGTVVAQAAGVADRNLAEALRGRRVWIRRADFPAPEEDEFYWVDLIGCSVSNEQGELLGEVSGLIDNGAHQILQVAFVQPDGKAGERLIPFVDAFLRTVDTAGKRIVVDWGLDY, from the coding sequence ATGAACCGGCCGCAGGGCGAGCCCGCCAAGGCACTCAGGTTGCCCGCGGCGCTGCTGTATGCCGATCCGCTGCCCGAAGACCTGGTGGAAGTCGGCTATGTCAGCGCTGCCTATGGCATCCGTGGCTGGATCAAGGTCCAGCCGCATGCCGACGATGCGTCGGCGCTGCTGCACGCCCGCCGCTGGTGGCTGCTGAGCCCGCCTCAGGCGGGGCTGGTGGTGGCCGAGGGGGCGCGGGCCGAGCCCGTCTGCGTGAAGATCGCGCATTCGCGCGAGCACAGCGGCACGGTGGTGGCGCAGGCTGCCGGCGTAGCCGACCGCAATCTTGCGGAAGCGCTGCGTGGCCGTCGCGTGTGGATCCGGCGCGCGGATTTTCCGGCGCCGGAAGAAGATGAGTTCTACTGGGTCGACCTGATCGGCTGCAGCGTCAGCAACGAGCAAGGCGAGTTGCTGGGCGAGGTGTCCGGGCTGATCGACAACGGTGCCCACCAGATCCTGCAGGTTGCCTTCGTGCAGCCCGACGGCAAGGCCGGCGAACGGCTGATTCCATTTGTCGACGCGTTCCTGCGCACGGTGGATACCGCGGGCAAGCGCATCGTGGTGGACTGGGGGCTCGATTACTGA
- the trmD gene encoding tRNA (guanosine(37)-N1)-methyltransferase TrmD → MQFDVITLFPEMFRALTDWGITSRAAKQQRYALRSWNPRDFTVDNYRTIDDRPYGGGPGMVMLAKPLDDAIDAAVAAQAQAGVAKPHVVLMSPQGQTLTHAKVMELAQRPGLVLLCGRYEAIDQRLIDRRVDEEISLGDFVLSGGELPAMALIDAVVRHLPGVLGDAQSAVQDSFVNGLLDCPHYTRPEEYEGVRVPDILLGGHHAEIEKWRRQQALANTARKRPDLIEAARAQGLLTRADEKYLSEWVAKEGRGETPAR, encoded by the coding sequence ATGCAGTTCGACGTGATCACGCTGTTTCCCGAAATGTTTCGCGCGCTGACCGACTGGGGCATTACCAGCCGGGCAGCCAAGCAGCAGCGGTATGCGTTGCGCAGCTGGAATCCGCGTGATTTCACCGTCGACAACTACCGCACCATCGACGACCGGCCCTATGGCGGCGGTCCCGGCATGGTGATGCTGGCCAAGCCGCTGGACGATGCCATCGATGCCGCGGTGGCGGCGCAGGCGCAAGCCGGCGTGGCGAAGCCGCATGTGGTGCTGATGTCGCCGCAGGGCCAGACGCTGACGCATGCCAAGGTCATGGAGCTGGCGCAGCGGCCGGGCCTGGTGTTGCTGTGCGGCAGGTACGAGGCGATCGACCAGCGGCTGATCGACCGCCGCGTGGACGAGGAAATCAGCCTCGGCGATTTCGTGCTGTCGGGCGGCGAACTGCCGGCGATGGCGCTGATCGACGCGGTGGTGCGCCACCTGCCCGGCGTGCTGGGCGACGCGCAGTCGGCGGTGCAGGACAGCTTTGTCAACGGCCTGCTCGATTGTCCGCACTACACCCGGCCGGAAGAATATGAAGGCGTGCGGGTTCCCGACATCCTGCTCGGGGGCCATCATGCCGAGATTGAAAAATGGCGGCGCCAGCAGGCGCTGGCCAATACCGCGCGCAAGCGTCCCGACCTGATCGAGGCAGCCCGCGCGCAAGGTTTGCTGACCCGTGCCGACGAGAAATACCTGTCGGAATGGGTGGCGAAGGAAGGGCGGGGGGAAACTCCCGCCAGGTAA
- the rplS gene encoding 50S ribosomal protein L19 produces the protein MNLIEQIEKEEIARLTANKTIPAFAPGDTVVVSVNVVEGNRKRVQAYEGVVIAKRNRGLNSSFIVRKISSGEGVERTFQLYSPLIAGIEVKRRGDVRRAKLYYLRQRSGKSARIKEKLVSKAAAAAKAAE, from the coding sequence ATGAACCTCATCGAACAGATCGAGAAGGAAGAGATCGCGCGCCTGACCGCGAACAAGACCATCCCCGCATTCGCGCCCGGCGACACCGTCGTCGTCAGCGTCAATGTGGTCGAAGGTAACCGCAAGCGCGTGCAGGCCTACGAAGGCGTCGTGATTGCCAAGCGCAACCGCGGCCTGAACTCGTCCTTCATCGTGCGCAAGATCTCGTCGGGTGAAGGCGTGGAGCGTACGTTCCAGCTGTACTCGCCGCTGATCGCCGGCATCGAAGTGAAGCGCCGCGGCGACGTGCGTCGCGCGAAGCTGTACTACCTGCGCCAGCGTTCGGGCAAGTCCGCACGTATCAAGGAAAAGCTGGTGTCGAAGGCTGCCGCCGCTGCCAAGGCCGCGGAGTAA